The region TCAGGCGGAGAAAGAGTTCTTCGAGAAGCATCGTCAGAGCTCGCTGTTGCAGCGACTGATTGAGGGCGAGGAGATTGCGAGCCTGGTGGCTTATATCGCCAGTCCGCTCTCGGCTGCGACGAATGGAGCTGCGCTGCGTGCCGAGGGCGGACTGCTCCGATCGATTGCTTAAGCGCTGCGGGTGGAAACCGCAGATCTTCGACTCCGCTGCGCTCCGCTCAGGATGACACGGTGAGGCGGGGATGCCAGAGACGAACCTTTAGACACTTTGTGGAAGAGCAGACACGCACGCTGCTTGCGGATGACGCATCCGTTCCCCGTCCGGATTTACAATCGATCCTGCGATGCCGAAAGCTCTCTTCTGTCCGACGTGCCGCAATGTTGTCCTGATCGACAACGAGAACTTCCCTTTCTGCAGCGATCGCTGCCGTTTGCTCGATCTGGGCAAGTGGGCCTCGGGAGATTACAAGATCTCCTCGCCGATTCAGGACCCCGATCTGCTCGAGGAGCTTGCGCGCTCCGAACGCAATAAGCCAACGGACGATGAGAGCTAGTGGCTAATTCGACCGAACAACTGCATCCGCCTGCAGAGAAGAAGACGCTGTGGGCGTGGACGCTCGGGACCTTCTTCGGGGCTGGTCTTCTTCGACCGGGACCTGGGACGTATGGCTCCTGCGCGGTCCTGCTGCTGTGGTATCTGGCGGCTCACCTCTTTCAGCCTTCGTTCGGGGCTCTTGCCACGGGCACTACAATCGCGGCCATCATTGTTACGCTGGTGGGGATTCCTGCATCCACCATTGTGGCGCGGGAGTCGGGCAGGAAAGACCCCGGCATGGTAGTGATCGATGAGGCGGCGGGGCAGTTGATTGCGCTGGTTGCAATAAGGCCCGACTGGCCGCACGCGG is a window of Edaphobacter sp. 12200R-103 DNA encoding:
- a CDS encoding DNA gyrase inhibitor YacG; the encoded protein is MPKALFCPTCRNVVLIDNENFPFCSDRCRLLDLGKWASGDYKISSPIQDPDLLEELARSERNKPTDDES
- a CDS encoding phosphatidylglycerophosphatase A — translated: MANSTEQLHPPAEKKTLWAWTLGTFFGAGLLRPGPGTYGSCAVLLLWYLAAHLFQPSFGALATGTTIAAIIVTLVGIPASTIVARESGRKDPGMVVIDEAAGQLIALVAIRPDWPHAVISLLLFRVFDILKPPPVRQLERLPEGTGIIMDDVAAGLMALMCAQIIALFF